The following are encoded in a window of Rhizobium sp. WYJ-E13 genomic DNA:
- a CDS encoding RNA-binding protein — MTVMPDTSPEDDDLEGYDVNGRMCIATRESGSPDELIRFVAAPDGTVVPDLKRELPGRGCWVKIDRSLVERAVAKKLFARALKADVKAADDLGERVEWLFLQQLLQMMNMARKAGQLVTGSAKVDAAIRSGAALAVFHSTDAAADGVRKIDQARKAWHLGMETEEEIPSFRLFSESEMEGVMGHNAFIHAAVLAGQAGEGVVKRAKMLEQYRNGGQSRAPGGAGQQKQ; from the coding sequence ATGACGGTGATGCCGGACACATCTCCTGAGGACGATGATCTCGAAGGTTACGACGTGAACGGCCGCATGTGCATCGCAACACGCGAAAGCGGATCGCCGGATGAGCTGATCCGCTTCGTGGCCGCCCCTGACGGGACGGTGGTGCCCGACCTGAAGCGCGAGCTGCCGGGACGCGGCTGCTGGGTGAAGATCGACCGGTCGCTGGTCGAGAGAGCGGTGGCGAAGAAGCTCTTTGCCCGCGCGCTCAAGGCCGATGTGAAGGCAGCCGATGACCTCGGCGAACGCGTGGAGTGGCTGTTTCTACAGCAGCTCCTGCAGATGATGAACATGGCGCGCAAGGCGGGCCAGCTCGTCACCGGCTCGGCCAAGGTGGATGCCGCGATCCGCAGCGGGGCTGCGCTTGCGGTGTTCCATTCGACGGATGCGGCCGCCGATGGCGTGAGAAAAATCGACCAGGCCCGCAAGGCCTGGCACCTCGGAATGGAAACCGAGGAAGAAATACCTTCTTTCCGTCTCTTCTCGGAGAGCGAAATGGAAGGGGTGATGGGCCATAATGCTTTTATCCATGCCGCAGTGCTTGCAGGGCAGGCAGGTGAAGGTGTAGTGAAGCGCGCAAAGATGCTCGAACAGTACCGTAACGGCGGTCAGTCCCGGGCACCGGGCGGCGCTGGCCAGCAAAAACAATGA